A stretch of the Aegilops tauschii subsp. strangulata cultivar AL8/78 chromosome 4, Aet v6.0, whole genome shotgun sequence genome encodes the following:
- the LOC109734866 gene encoding protein SABRE isoform X1, producing the protein MASSPVKFFSVFLAVSVVGWVVFTFAARLLAWFLSRVLRASVVFRVAGFNCLRDVTIKFSKGPLESVSIGEIKLSFRKSLVKLSFGVLSKDPKVQLLISDLEIVTRSSSRSKKTSKPSKPRSTGKGKWLITSSMARLLSVSVADLMIKVPDGAVDIKELKLDTFKIAGPNHILGVKLHILPLNVHLGDFGLIADPVGSGNQLDTFQSDQASLSSSEKFLAPFVCEDLLVICEFGHEKERGVKIVNLELKCGDVTANIDERLFYKNAKPENNGGSENAGDAIAGTSSTKQSSKSKSILPALKKQMLAFPDKVSFSLPKLDVKFTHLGEGLSVDNNVMGIHFTSTISLPQDDLEEATPHFDVQIVLSEIHLVREGSSSLLEVLKVAVVASLDIPLDPLLPIRAEIDAKLGGTQCNLMLSRLMPWMRLHSSRTKGMKLSKANSHQEISQTKEIKPIMWTCTVSAPEMTVMLYSPSGLVLYHACCQSSHVFANNIASKGIQIHTELGEMLVHMEDGYREFLKENIFGVDTYSGSLMHIARVSLDWGYREIEVQDMAETSRLALVFSIDISGIGVKFGFKHLESLLLNLMSFRDLFKNLSSSREKDKEKDLEERRKKKTKGIEILKLSLQKFSITYSGDINILNMPIADPKRVNYGTQGGQVIVDVSADGTQRTASITSEPPGIGRNLRFTSSLVISHLAVCVDKEKKSTQAELERVKAMYEEDHSSGVKVTLLDMQNAKIVRRSGGLTDVAVCSLFSATDINIRWEPDAHLALFETFIRFKWFLHHNKIQSSEKLMTGTGSIKENEHVNITAGSVKPQKSDKRGSIFAVDVEVLRISAELADGVEANMHVQSIFTENAKIGVLSEGLSVSLNGARVLNSTRIQISCIPFSTANSLSAKVEPSPKRDWVVQGLDVHICMPFRLPLRAIEDAVEDMIRALKLVSAAKRSILFPDGKENSKKVKSGASSFGSVKFVLRKLTAEIEEEPIQGWLDEHYYLMRNKTCESGVRLKFLDDAISGSVDSNHCSSEGKFIYEGIEVDVHDTAALQRLREEIHKKAFRSYYVACQKKVFAEGSGACAEGFQAGFKPSSRRASLLSLSASELDITLTRINGGATEMVEFIKGVDPVCQEEHIPFSRLYGSDIALLAGSLVIQVRDYTSPLFSATSGKCQGRVVLAQQATCFQPQIHQDVYIGRWHKVKMLRSASGTTPAIKMYSNLPVYFQRGEISFGVGYEPSFADISYAFQVALKRVNLSSRVKSSGAANQPPKKERSLPWWDDIRYYIHGKIVLYFNETKWKILATTNPYEKVDRLQIVSEYMEIQQTDGHVDVSAKEFGMYISSLESMMKNCSLKVPSGVPRPFIYAPLFSLNVIIDWQCESGSPLNHYLHALPIEGEPRKKVYDPFRSTYLSLRWNFSLRPLQVQSDNGTSSPCYANNSMLCGSAFGSCSKIADVDFPTMNLGAHDLAWVFKWWSLNYSPPHKLRSFSRWPRYKIPRAARSGNLSMDKVLVEFFFRVDATPCCIRHATLTEDDPASGLTFKMSSLKYELCYSRGKQKYTFDCKREPLDLVYRGLDLYRPEVYLVRDVNSSSVENVSKLKTTTLPSQGKDKCTMGSFQEKHEDGFLLSSDYFTIRRQAPKADPARLMEWQDAGRNLEITYVRSEFENGSESDHSLSEHSDDDDGFNVVLADNCQRVFVYGLRLLWTIENRDAVWSWVGGISKAFEPPKPSPSRQYAQRKMIEERQNADSSRLAQDATSSTHAGSPSVQHAEALGSTSPLHSKPNRSSDIAVKYGMFDDLDKGGNLHFMVNVVKPQFNLHSEDANGRFLLAAASGRVMARSFHSVVHVGKEMLEQALGTSSLHIPEPQPEMTWKKADLSVILKDVQAHVAPTDVDPGAGLQWLPRILGSSEKLKRTGALLERVFMPCQMYFRYTRHKGGTADLKVKPLKELRFNSPNITATMTSRQFQVMLDVLSNLLFARLPKPRKNSLQYPSDDEDVEEEADEVVPDGVEEVELAKINLEQRERERKLLLDDIRSLAGTGDSHIDHLSAEKDNSFWMINSEKASLVEGLKRDLLNLQKSRKFASSALRKALQKAAQLRLMEKEKNKTPSCAMRISMKISKVVWSMLADGNTFAEAEISDMVYDFDRDYKDIGVARFTTKYFVVRNCMASAKCDTLLSAWNAPPEKGVMLRVDAKQGAPKDGNSPLELFQVEIYPLKIYLPETMYRMMWDYFFPEEDDSQRRQDIWRVSTSTGSRRTRRVSSGADAVASTSYSVREHELPGRSGTAVNVSSWQGSHGDNPQVSKLQSLKANMVCGSHPELGRTSSFGKAWEESATENTTNNDVVSLLNPSNISSKSDGYSMAENTVAATEMFRSKTKDPKSMKSGRLSHEEKKTGKSHDEKRPRARKLMEFHNIKISQVELLVTYEGSRLAINDLRLLMDTFHRVEFTGTWRRLFSRVKKHIIWGVLKSVTGMQGKKFKAQNQRETLDGTVPENDLNFSDSDGSHHGKPDQFPVSWLKRPGDGAGDGFVTSIRGLFNSQRRRAKAFVVRAMRGDGDNEYHDEGSESDGEYPFARQLTITKAKKLLRRKFRPRGQKIIGPAMQDSLPSSPRETTPYQSDSSESSYEDFHE; encoded by the exons GTACCAGATGGTGCTGTTGACATCAAAGAGCTAAAGTTGGATACATTTAAAATCGCTGGACCTAATCATATTCTTGGTGTCAAGTTGCACATATTACCTTTAAATGTACACCTTGGAGATTTTGGGCTGATTGCTGATCCGGTGGGCAGCGGTAATCAGCTTGATACTTTCCAGTCTGATCAAGCTTCTCTATCAAGTTCTGAGAAATTTTTGGCACCATTTGTTTGTGAAGATTTGTTGGTAATTTGTGAGTTTGGTCATGAAAA GGAAAGAGGTGTTAAAATTGTTAATCTTGAATTGAAATGTGGAGATGTTACTGCCAACATCGATGAACGACTCTTTTACAAGAATGCAAAGCCAGAGAATAATGGTGGCTCTGAGAATGCTGGAGATGCTATCGCTGGTACTTCTTCAACTAAACAGTCCTCAAAAAGCAAATCTATTCTACCAGCATTAAAGAAGCAGATGCTTGCATTTCCAGATAAG GTTAGCTTCAGTCTGCCGAAGCTTGATGTGAAGTTTACACACCTGGGGGAAGGGCTTAGTGTTGATAACAATGTTATGGGGATTCACTTTACTAGTACGATATCCCTGCCACAGGATGATCTAGAGGAAGCTACACCGCACTTCGATGTTCAGATTGTTCTTAGTGAGATCCAT TTAGTTAGAGAAGGCTCAAGCTCTCTGTTGGAAGTTCTTAAAGTTGCTGTGGTAGCTTCTTTGGATATTCCGTTGGAT CCGCTTCTTCCAATCAGAGCTGAAATCGATGCCAAGCTTGGTGGTACACAATGCAATCTTATGTTGAGCAGATTGATGCCATGGATGCGCCTTCATTCTTCGAGAACCAAAGGAATGAAGCTTTCAAAGGCAAACTCTCATCAAGAAATTTCTCAAACAAAGGAGATCAAGCCAATTATGTGGACTTGCACAGTTTCTGCCCCAGAAATGACTGTCATGCTTTACAGCCCTAGTGGGTTGGTATTATATCAT GCTTGTTGCCAGTCATCACATGTATTTGCAAATAACATTGCCAGCAAGGGGATTCAGATACACACTGAACTTGGTGAAATGCTGGTGCACATGGAAGATGGGTATAGGGAATTCTTGAAGGAAAACATATTTGGTGTTGATACTTACTCTGGCTCCTTAATGCACATTGCTCGGGTGAGCCTTGACTGGGGGTACAGAGAAATTGAGGTCCAAGATATGGCTGAAACTAGTAGACTTGCACTTGTATTTTCCATTGATATCAGTGGCATAGGAGTAAAGTTTGGTTTCAAGCATTTAGAATCTCTTCTGCTCAATTTGATGTCCTTTAGGGATCTATTTAAGAACCTTTCATCCTCTCGTGAGAAGGATAAAGAAAAGGATTTGGAGGAGAGacggaaaaagaaaacaaaaggcatTGAAATATTGAAATTAAGCCTACAAAAGTTCTCTATTACTTACAGTGGTGATATCAATATATTAAATATGCCAATTGCTGATCCAAAGCGCGTCAACTATGGCACTCAAGGTGGTCAAGTAATTGTTGATGTTTCTGCTGATGGCACGCAACGTACGGCAAGTATAACTTCGGAACCACCTGGCATTGGCCGCAACTTGAGGTTCACCTCATCTTTAGTTATCTCTCATCTCGCTGTATGTGTAGACAAGGAGAAAAAGTCAACACAAGCAGAATTGGAACGGGTGAAAGCAATGTACGAGGAGGATCACAGCTCTGGTGTCAAAGTGACCTTACTAGATATGCAGAATGCTAAAATTGTTCGCCGATCCGGTGGCCTTACAGATGTCGCTGTTTGTTCCCTCTTCAGTGCAACAGACATTAATATCAGATGGGAACCTGATGCTCATTTAGCACTCTTTGAGACCTTTATCCGCTTTAAGTGGTTCCTGCATCATAACAAGATTCAGAGTTCCGAGAAGCTGATGACTGGAACTGGCAGTATCAAGGAGAATGAGCATGTCAACATAACTGCTGGTTCAGTGAAACCTCAGAAGTCTGACAAAAGAGGTTCAATTTTTGCCGTTGATGTGGAAGTGTTGAGAATATCTGCTGAGCTCGCAGATGGTGTCGAAGCAAACATGCATGTACAATCTATCTTCACTGAGAATGCCAAGATAGGTGTACTATCGGAGGGTCTTTCTGTCAGCCTTAATGGTGCCAGGGTTCTAAACAGCACACGAATACAGATCTCATGTATTCCTTTCAGTACTGCAAATTCGCTCAGTGCAAAGGTTGAACCATCACCCAAGAGAGATTGGGTCGTTCAAGGGCTAGATGTTCATATTTGCATGCCATTCAGGTTACCATTGCGTGCCATAGAGGATGCCGTTGAAGATATGATTCGTGCTCTAAAGCTTGTTTCTGCTGCCAAAAGAAGTATATTGTTTCCTGATGGCAAAGAGAACTCGAAGAAGGTTAAGTCTGGAGCTTCCAGTTTTGGATCTGTAAAGTTCGTGTTGCGTAAACTCACGGCAGAAATAGAGGAGGAGCCCATACAAGGTTGGCTCGATGAACATTACTATTTGATGAGGAACAAAACCTGTGAATCAGGTGTTAGATTAAAATTTCTTGATGATGCTATATCAGGAAGTGTAGATTCTAACCACTGCAGCTCTGAGGGAAAATTTATATATGAGGGAATAGAGGTTGACGTGCATGACACTGCAGCTCTTCAAAGGCTGCGGGAAGAAATCCATAAGAAAGCATTTCGATCGTATTATGTGGCTTGTCAAAAGAAGGTATTTGCGGAAGGGTCGGGGGCGTGCGCAGAAGGTTTTCAAGCTGGATTCAAGCCAAGTTCACGGAGAGCTTCACTTCTTTCACTTTCTGCTTCTGAACTTGATATTACTTTGACCAGAATAAATGGTGGAGCAACAGAGATGGTTGAATTTATAAAGGGAGTCGACCCTGTTTGTCAGGAGGAACACATACCATTCTCTCGACTATATGGGAGTGATATTGCTCTCCTTGCAGGGTCCTTGGTCATACAAGTGAGAGACTATACATCTCCTCTCTTTTCTGCAACCAGTGGGAAATGTCAAGGCCGTGTTGTGCTTGCCCAGCAG GCAACATGTTTTCAACCCCAAATACACCAAGATGTATATATTGGCAGATGGCACAAAGTCAAAATGTTACGTTCTGCCAGTGGTACCACACCAGCAATTAAAATGTACTCCAATTTACCTGTTTATTTCCAGAGAGGAGAAATTTCTTTTGGTGTTGGCTATGAGCCATCTTTTGCTGATATAAGTTATGCATTTCAAGTAGCCCTAAAGAGAGTTAATCTTAGCTCCAGAGTTAAAAGTTCTGGTGCAGCAAACCAACCGCCTAAAAAGGAGCGCAGCTTGCCATGGTGGGATGACATCAGATACTACATCCATGGAAAGATAGTTTTGTATTTCAATGAGACAAAATGGAAGATCCTGGCAACAACTAATCCTTATGAGAAGGTAGACAGACTGCAAATTGTTTCTGAATACATGGAAATCCAGCAAACGGATGGGCATGTAGATGTCTCTGCAAAGGAATTCGGGATGTATATCAGTAGCTTAGAGAGTATGATGAAGAATTGCAGCTTAAAAGTGCCATCTGGCGTGCCCAGGCCTTTTATTTATGCTCCTTTGTTCTCTCTTAATGTGATTATCGACTGGCAGTGTGAATCTGGCAGCCCTTTGAATCATTATCTGCATGCACTCCCTATTGAGGGTGAGCCAAGGAAGAAGGTTTATGATCCATTTCGATCTACTTATCTCTCTCTTAGGTGGAACTTCTCCCTTAGACCTTTGCAGGTGCAGTCTGATAATGGCACATCATCTCCCTGCTATGCAAACAATTCAATGCTATGTGGGTCTGCCTTTGGTAGTTGCTCCAAAATAGCTGATGTTGATTTCCCTACAATGAACCTGGGTGCTCATGACCTTGCTTGGGTTTTCAAATGGTGGAGCTTAAACTACAGCCCCCCACACAAACTGCGTTCTTTCTCTAGATGGCCTCGATATAAAATTCCTCGAGCTGCTAGATCTGGTAACCTCTCAATGGATAAAGTTTTGGTTGAGTTCTTTTTCCGGGTTGATGCTACTCCCTGTTGCATAAGACATGCCACTTTAACTGAAGATGATCCTGCCAGTGGCTTGACCTTTAAAATGTCAAGTTTGAAGTATGAATTGTGTTACAGTCGAGGTAAACAGAAATACACATTTGATTGTAAGCGTGAACCTCTGGATCTAGTTTATCGCGGTCTTGATCTATACAGGCCAGAGGTTTATCTAGTGCGAGATGTTAACTCATCCTCAGTTGAAAATGTGTCCAAATTAAAGACTACTACCCTGCCGTCACAGGGCAAAGATAAATGCACCATGGGCAGTTTTCAAGAAAAACATGAGGATGGTTTCCTCTTGTCCTCTGATTATTTCACAATAAGAAGACAAGCTCCAAAGGCAGATCCTGCAAGGCTTATGGAATGGCAGGATGCTGGTCGGAATCTTGAGATAACATATGTCAGATCTGAGTTTGAGAATGGCAGTGAAAGCGACCATAGTCTATCTGAgcatagtgatgatgatgatggtttCAATGTGGTGTTGGCAGATAATTGTCAACGGGTGTTTGTGTACGGTCTTAGACTTTTATGGACCATTGAGAATCGTGATGCAGTTTGGTCATGGGTTGGAGGAATTTCCAAAGCATTTGAACCTCCAAAACCCTCGCCTTCGCGGCAATATGCACAAAGAAAGATGATCGAGGAAAGGCAGAATGCAGATAGCTCTAGATTAGCTCAAGATGCTACCTCTTCTACCCATGCTGGTTCTCCTTCGGTGCAGCATGCTGAAGCTCTGGGCTCTACTTCTCCATTGCATAGTAAACCCAATCGCTCCTCTGATATAGCAG TGAAGTATGGCATGTTCGATGATTTGGATAAAGGAGGGAATCTCCATTTTATGGTTAATGTTGTCAAGCCCCAGTTCAACCTACATTCTGAAGATGCCAAT GGTAGATTTCTACTTGCTGCAGCTAGTGGGCGTGTTATGGCACGTTCATTTCATTCAGTTGTTCATGTTGGGAAAGAGATGCTAGAGCAAGCACTGGGGACAAGCAGTCTACATATTCCCGAACCACAACCTGAAATGACCTGGAAAAAAGCTGATCTCTCCGTGATTCTGAAAGATGTTCAGGCTCATGTTGCACCGACTGATGTGGACCCTGGTGCAGGCCTACAGTGGCTTCCTCGTATTCTTGGTAGTTCGGAGAAATTGAAGCGCACAGGGGCCTTGCTAGAGAGAGTATTTATGCCTTGCCAGATGTACTTCCGTTATACTCGTCACAAGGGTGGAACTGCAGACTTGAAG GTTAAGCCATTAAAGGAGTTACGTTTCAATTCTCCAAACATTACCGCAACAATGACTTCACGCCAGTTTCAAGTTATGTTGGATGTGCTTAGCAATCTCCTGTTCGCAAGACTTCCCAA GCCTAGGAAAAACAGTCTTCAGTATCCATCGGATGacgaagatgttgaagaagaggCTGATGAGGTGGTTCCTGATGGAGTAGAAGAGGTGGAGCTTGCAAAAATTAATCTCGAACAGCGAGAAAGGGAGAGAAAGTTATTGCTTGATGATATAAGATCCTTAGCTGGAACTGGTGATAGTCATATCGACCATCTTTCTGCGGAAAAGGATAATTCGTTCTGGATGATTAACAGTGAGAAAGCATCACTG GTGGAAGGACTGAAGAGAGACCTTCTAAATCTCCAGAAATCTCGAAAATTTGCATCTTCTGCGTTAAGGAAAGCACTACAAAAAGCTGCCCAGTTACGCTTGATggaaaaagaaaagaacaaaACCCCATCTTGTGCCATGCGAATCTCTATGAAAATCAGCAAAGTTGTATGGAGCATGCTTGCAGATGGGAATACTTTTGCCGAAGCTGAGATCAGTGATATG GTATATGATTTTGATCGTGACTACAAAGACATTGGTGTTGCTCGGTTTACGACTAAGTATTTCGTTGTGAGGAATTGCATGGCTAGTGCCAAATGTGATACATTGTTGTCTGCATGGAATGCACCTCCAGAAAA AGGTGTCATGCTTCGTGTGGACGCGAAGCAAGGTGCTCCGAAGGATGGAAATTCCCCTCTTGAGCTCTTTCAG GTGGAGATATACCCATTGAAAATATACCTCCCGGAAACAATGTATAGAATGATGTGGGATTATTTCTTTCCTGAGGAAGATGATTCTCAAAGACGTCAG GATATTTGGAGGGTCTCAACATCAACTGGATCTAGAAGAACTAGAAGAGTATCTTCTGGTGCTGATGCTGTTGCTTCTACCAGCTATTCTGTCAGGGAGCATGAGCTTCCTGGGAGATCAGGTACTGCAGTAAACGTCTCAAGTTGGCAAGGTTCACATGGAGACAATCCGCAG GTATCCAAGTTGCAGAGTCTAAAGGCCAATATGGTATGCGGTTCACATCCGGAGTTGGGACGGACATCTTCATTTGGAAAGGCCTGGGAAGAAAGTGCGACAGAAAATACCACAAATAATGATGTGGTATCGCTACTGAATCCTTCGAACATTTCTTCAAAAAGCGACGGCTATTCTATGGCAGAGAACACTGTTGCTGCTACTGAGATGTTCAGGAGTAAGACTAAAGATCCCAAATCGATGAAGTCTGGCCGTTTATCTCACGAGGAAAAGAAAACAGGGAAATCCCATGATGAGAAGCGGCCAAGAGCTCGGAAATTGATGGAATTTCATAATATCAAGATTAGCCAG GTTGAACTTCTTGTTACTTACGAGGGATCGAGGCTTGCAATAAATGACCTAAGGCTGCTTATGGATACTTTTCACCGTGTAGAATTTACTGGTACATGGAGGAGGTTGTTCTCAAGAGTTAAAAAGCATATTATTTGGGGTGTTCTAAAGTCGGTGACTGGGATGCAG GGGAAGAAGTTTAAGGCCCAGAACCAGAGGGAAACACTTGATGGTACTGTTCCAGAAAATGATCTTAATTTCAGCGACAGTGATGGCAGCCATCATGGAAAACCTGATCAGTTCCCAGTATCATGGTTGAAGAGGCCAGGTGACGGTGCAGGTGATGGATTTGTCACATCGATTAGAGGGCTATTCAATTCGCAGCGCCGTAGAGCAAAGGCATTTGTGGTGCGGGCAATGCGAGGCGATGGAGATAATGAATACCATGACGAGGGGAGTGAGAGTGATGGCGAGTATCCTTTTGCTAGAcagctcacaattacaaaagctAAGAAGCTCCTCCGAAGAAAGTTCCGCCCGAGAGGGCAAAAGATCATAG GACCAGCAATGCAAGATTCTCTCCCGTCTAGCCCGCGTGAAACAACACCGTACCAGAGCGATTCGTCAGAGTCGTCTTATGAGGACTTCCATGAGTAG